In the genome of Saprospira sp. CCB-QB6, one region contains:
- a CDS encoding DUF58 domain-containing protein has product MSQQVRDLIKKVRKIELRTRGLSAMAFSGSYKTHFKGRGMSFSELRSYQYGDDIRNIDWNVTARTGTPYIKVFEEEREQNFMLLVDVSASTNFGSHDINKREFMAELGATLALAAIRNNDKVGVIFFSDKIEQYLPPKKGQNHGLRIIRELLQCQSESPHTDIDQALRYLTGLVRKRCTAFLLSDFLDPNYGRYLKVAASRHDLVGLQVYDPREVELPNLGLLPIRDAETGNWRWIDSASPNVRQAYKERFEQQTQTFKEQFGKLGIDSLSLCTDQPFVGALRQFFQERPAL; this is encoded by the coding sequence ATGAGCCAGCAAGTTCGAGATTTAATCAAGAAAGTGCGCAAAATTGAGTTAAGGACCAGAGGCCTTTCTGCTATGGCCTTTTCGGGCAGCTACAAAACCCATTTCAAGGGTCGAGGGATGTCCTTTAGCGAGCTGCGCAGCTACCAATATGGAGATGATATCCGAAACATTGATTGGAATGTGACGGCCCGCACGGGCACGCCCTATATCAAGGTTTTTGAGGAAGAGAGAGAGCAAAATTTTATGCTTTTGGTCGATGTCAGTGCCTCGACCAATTTTGGTAGCCACGATATCAATAAACGGGAGTTTATGGCTGAGCTGGGCGCCACTTTGGCCCTAGCCGCTATCCGAAATAACGATAAGGTGGGCGTCATCTTTTTTTCCGATAAGATTGAGCAATATTTGCCCCCCAAAAAAGGGCAAAATCACGGCCTGCGCATTATCCGCGAGCTGTTGCAATGCCAATCAGAAAGTCCACATACCGATATTGACCAAGCCCTCCGCTACCTGACGGGCCTAGTGCGCAAGCGCTGCACGGCCTTCCTCTTGTCCGATTTTTTGGACCCCAATTATGGGCGCTACCTCAAGGTGGCCGCTAGCCGACACGATTTGGTGGGCCTGCAGGTCTATGATCCCCGAGAAGTAGAACTTCCCAATTTGGGCCTTTTGCCCATTCGAGATGCCGAAACAGGCAATTGGCGCTGGATAGATAGCGCCTCACCCAACGTTCGCCAAGCTTATAAAGAGCGCTTTGAGCAACAAACGCAAACTTTTAAAGAGCAGTTTGGCAAATTGGGCATCGATTCGCTCAGTTTGTGCACCGACCAACCCTTTGTGGGGGCGCTACGGCAGTTTTTCCAAGAACGCCCCGCCTTATAA
- a CDS encoding AAA family ATPase: MQSSADIQALNERIYAESHVIERLLAETSKVIIGQEYMIERLLMGLLTKGHVLLEGLPGLAKTLAINTLSKAIDAEFKRIQFTPDLLPADILGTMIYNPANNSFSVRKGPIFANFILADEINRAPAKVQSALLEAMQERQVTIGEKTYKLQEPFLVLATQNPIEQEGTYPLPEAQTDRFMLKAKIGYPKKSEERQIIRLNMSGEFSQVQKVASIEDILRARKTVREVYMDERIEQYILDLVFASRFPKEHGLAHLEDLITYGGSPRASINLALAAKAQAYMRRRGYVIPEDVQAIAPDVLRHRIGLSYEAQAENISQEDIIEQLLNTVKVP; this comes from the coding sequence ATGCAATCTTCGGCAGATATTCAAGCCCTGAACGAACGCATTTATGCAGAAAGCCATGTGATCGAACGCCTTTTGGCCGAAACCTCTAAGGTGATTATTGGCCAAGAATACATGATTGAGCGCCTCCTTATGGGCCTACTCACCAAAGGACACGTTCTTTTGGAAGGACTCCCCGGCTTGGCTAAAACCCTAGCGATCAACACCCTATCTAAGGCCATTGATGCAGAGTTTAAACGGATTCAATTTACCCCCGATTTGCTGCCTGCAGATATTTTGGGGACCATGATTTACAATCCCGCCAACAACAGCTTTTCTGTCCGTAAAGGCCCCATTTTCGCCAATTTCATCCTCGCCGATGAGATTAACCGTGCCCCCGCTAAGGTCCAATCCGCCCTGCTAGAAGCCATGCAAGAGCGACAAGTCACAATTGGCGAAAAAACCTATAAACTGCAAGAGCCCTTTTTGGTCCTCGCTACCCAAAACCCCATCGAGCAAGAAGGAACTTATCCCTTGCCCGAAGCCCAAACCGACCGCTTTATGCTCAAGGCCAAAATTGGCTATCCCAAAAAGAGCGAGGAACGCCAAATTATCCGCCTGAATATGAGCGGAGAATTTAGCCAGGTCCAAAAAGTAGCCAGCATTGAAGATATTTTGCGCGCCCGCAAAACCGTCCGAGAAGTCTATATGGACGAACGCATCGAGCAATATATTCTGGACCTCGTTTTTGCTAGCCGATTCCCCAAAGAACACGGCCTCGCCCATCTAGAAGATCTCATTACTTATGGCGGTTCGCCTCGAGCAAGTATCAACCTGGCCCTAGCGGCCAAAGCACAAGCCTATATGCGCCGCAGAGGCTATGTGATTCCAGAAGATGTACAAGCCATCGCACCCGATGTGCTCCGCCACCGTATCGGTCTAAGCTATGAAGCCCAAGCCGAAAATATTAGCCAAGAAGATATTATTGAACAACTCCTCAACACGGTAAAGGTCCCTTAA